In Streptomyces sp. NBC_00483, a single window of DNA contains:
- the thpD gene encoding ectoine hydroxylase: MTTAPDITDLYPTRGASEVATPRVDPVVWSAEGARGPIRQSDLASFERDGFLAIDELIGPDEIGTYQAELDRLVTHPAMRADERSIVEKQSQEIRSVFEIHKISEVFANLVRDERIVGRARQILGSDVYVHQSRINVKPGFGARGFYWHSDFETWHAEDGLPNMRTVSVSIALTENYDTNGGLMIMPGSHKTFLGCAGETPKDNYKKSLQMQDAGLPSDEALGKFADAHGIKLFTGKSGSATWFDCNAMHGSGDNITPYPRSNVFIVFNSVENTAVDPFAAPVRRPEFIGARDFTPVK; the protein is encoded by the coding sequence ATGACGACCGCACCCGACATCACGGACCTGTACCCGACGCGAGGCGCCTCCGAGGTGGCCACGCCGCGTGTCGACCCGGTCGTCTGGTCGGCGGAGGGAGCGCGAGGGCCGATTCGCCAGTCGGACCTCGCTTCCTTCGAGCGGGACGGCTTCCTCGCCATCGACGAGCTGATCGGCCCGGACGAGATCGGCACCTACCAGGCCGAGTTGGACCGTCTGGTGACCCACCCGGCGATGCGCGCCGACGAGCGTTCCATCGTCGAGAAGCAGTCGCAGGAGATCCGCTCGGTCTTCGAGATCCACAAGATCAGCGAGGTCTTCGCCAACCTGGTGCGGGACGAACGCATCGTGGGTCGGGCCCGTCAGATCCTCGGCTCTGACGTCTACGTCCACCAGTCGCGAATCAACGTCAAGCCCGGTTTCGGGGCACGGGGCTTCTACTGGCACTCGGACTTCGAGACCTGGCACGCCGAGGACGGCCTGCCGAACATGCGGACGGTGTCCGTCTCCATCGCGCTGACGGAGAACTACGACACCAACGGCGGGCTCATGATCATGCCCGGCTCGCACAAGACGTTCCTCGGCTGCGCGGGTGAGACGCCGAAGGACAACTACAAGAAGTCGCTGCAGATGCAGGACGCGGGCCTGCCCTCGGACGAGGCCCTCGGCAAGTTCGCCGACGCACACGGCATCAAGCTGTTCACCGGCAAGTCCGGCTCGGCGACCTGGTTCGACTGCAACGCCATGCACGGCTCCGGCGACAACATCACCCCGTACCCGCGCTCGAACGTGTTCATCGTGTTCAACAGCGTGGAGAACACGGCGGTGGATCCGTTCGCGGCGCCGGTAAGGCGTCCGGAGTTCATCGGGGCGCGGGACTTCACTCCGGTGAAGTGA